The sequence tcaaaattattgataaaagagaacactttcatgattaattaaataataatattaaaatttgtaaactttttgggCCTttgaaaaattagacaaaataaattatggaaaaaaacttatattgaagaattaacaaaaaaatccaagattttaaataattttgaaagatttgagaagattacattttttcagaattctgaGAGTTTAAAATGGTTTAGATTTAgcttcaaaagtataattttaagttttgaagattttaaaacggGCCAAAAAAgagtttggaaaattttaagagttttcttttaattttgcaagattttacaaaattttaagaaaactaatatttttaagcgtttcaagttttcagctttttttttgatttcaaggaaattaaaacaaaataaagatttcttgaaaaatttgaaaaaaattaagtttttaggaATTATGAAACGTTTAAGGAGAATCAAAAGTTTTTCTtaagtttcataagaaaattttattttgaaaaatgaatttaaagagaaaattagaaaaaatttgaaaacatttcaaatgattttctaaaatttcaaaacttgaataagtttaagagatatttgaaagtttcacacGTATCGGAAAAATCTTGCCATTTGTACCGATATTTCAGTGCAAATAGCTCCTTTTCCAGCTTTTTTTGTACTAGCAAAATCcggctatttttaacaaaaatacggtACACGCTGCCATTGCCTAACAGTAacaataaacttgaaaatatttgaaaacaatttttaaacaaatttaaatttccgaaaattttgtaacaaaatttcgaAGCCGTTTAAAAGGTTTAAATGTTTTCAGAAGCAtaacaaatgttttaaagatttacgtgtaaaaatcaaaatattttttatttctttaattaattctaagagaaaacTAAAAAGAATGTTTCGATTTGGCAAGACTACATTTTTTCTTTCAGTTTGTGCAAATTCAAGAGATATttgtaagatatgaaaaaattacaaactaattttttaattaaaaatctttaaaaaattcttaatttttcttagattttaaaaatattctacacaAAAAGTTTAGAAGGTCTACAgaattttgaaacgtttaaaaaaaataaaaattaaatttttttaattcctggaaaaattcgaaataatgtttttggtttgaaaaattaagttacagagaaaaattcaaaacatttcaaaatacagcgaaaattttcaatagtcctcccttctatagcccttccgagaattgacgatGTACCttaggtaggtgtaacaggagctgcgtgggGGTGAgcagggtctgcggttgtcactcaggcaagcactcaggcgtgaaaaaacaaaagcagagcgagctataatgagttagttcctactcaccgtcagccccaaaatagacgctatagaagagtttcgctgtatttttaaaagttctgaaagagtttaaggtaattattttaattttgattttttcaaattaaaaataattcggaTCGTTTTCGTCTTACATGGATTTTTGGGGTCATCGAACTCGAATCTGAAGTTAAATAGTTTCAATTCTCTATATTCAAGATGGCGGAACGAATATGCCaaaatagaacttttaaaaatagtatatttttttaaatttttcttctagtggttttttgggtcactgaagTCAAATCTAAAATaacaagtttataattttaaaaattcaaaatagcacaTTCAATATCATggactaaaaatatataatttaatcgAATTTGCTGCAAATTTGTTACTCGTGAATTTTGAGGTTACAGAAGAGGAATCCTAAGTCAAAATTACAAAACTCAAAATGGCGGCTCTAAATATTAAAACTAATCTGATTTACTTGAAATTAGCTACTCCTGGAATCGgccatttttggatttttaatgttttttaatgtgACCACATTTTCGTCATAAAGATCTGTACTCGGtcagaatttgtttttaaatttttaatttacatcctttttaaacagaaaaaaaaataaacagggAAAATATTACGGAATTTTACCACcagtggttaaaaaataatttcaaattaagtatCATCAGTacgctaaaattaattttaatagaagattcaatcaaaaaaacacaaaccagaataaattaaatttgttggcaTTAGTCCTTCATTCATCTTCAGATTCATCATTTGACTTCTTAacgtttttagataaattttttacacgaTCTTTCGTATCAGTTTGTTTAATTTCCTCATTGTCAAATATTGTTGGATTTTTATCGTGGGTACCACTTTTCGCCAAAtcctcattttttataaaatcataataacctgctttcggaaaaattatttcaggcgaattgtcttctttttttggtaCTTCTTGaagggaaatatttaaattggaattttgctcttttggattaaaaaagttacttaaattttgatttgatttttcgtAATCCTTCCGACTTAGAACCTCTGCATATTTCTCAATGAAACTATTTATATTATCCacctaaaaaaatgtcaatatctTGGTTTTGAATCAACTTATTGTAAGAAGAACAAACCgaatcagaaattatttttaccaaagtTGAGGTTTTAGAAGAAAATGACGAATCTTGAGAAATGTTCGGAGATCGGAAAATGTCGTCACTTTTACTGCGTCTTAATAGTGGACcagaaaaatggtcaaaaaattttttgggttgaTCCTCTGAAATTTCTAAGTCATTCTCTctctcctttttaattttttccacaaaattgtccAGTTTTGGATTTTCGATCTGAAAAAAAggaaatctttttattataagaattatagtttgaatttaaatttgtattacattttcttgaCTTTCGTCTAATTCTTCCTCCAGCATGTGAATTAGACTCTCTAATAAAACTTCATTTgtattgtcatttttattttcattttctttttttcctcgTCCTTTTCCATCGAAATCATAATCAATAATTTCCTGTAGAATTTGGAGAAGAAACTGTATTTCCTGTTCCTCCTTCTCCTTTTCATTCAAGAATTCTGGATTTGTTTCCAATTTTCTAACTGGCTTTCTGTTGGCAATTTgatgaataagaaaaaattgcaacaataAAAATCTTACAATATTAAAAGCTGATACAAAAATCGATTTCACCTACCCGAAACGATCGATTTTTGATCTTAGATCCTTATCACCTCccttataaaaattacttttttcaaaataatccctCCAATTAACCTTTCGAGATTCAGGATTAGAATCCAGAATATCAAAAACACCTTTACGACTATAAATTCCGTCTGGTTGATCATTCCAAATTGCAGGGTAATCCTGGTCAAAATGTGTATATCCAAAATCTGCATTGTTCCATCGAGAAAAGGGTTTCaaatattgattcaaataattgaaagaatttaaataacgATTTATTTCTGGCATGAAAGGAAAATGTTGGGGATATGCATTTACAAAGTTTTGCCAGTGAATCCCTGTAAAGGCGGATGGCCTACTTGGAAAATTGTTTTGCAGCAAATAAGGATAAATTGGAACTTGATCAATAGAACTTCTAATCGGGTGTCCTGGCACTCGAAATTCTGGAGGTTgatgaactgaaaattaattaaaactaaattaaaatcatactataattaaatttaattataatcaaaataatgtaattttttatttaaagaataaatgagTACATTCATTCTCTGAGTAAACATGAAAAATGATATAGATTCTTCAAATTTGAGAGTGGAATTTAATCGACATACCACTAAAATAGTAATGTACTAGTTGTAATAATTGTTGTGTATCAAAAATATCTGGATAAGTTCGAGGTGGTTGGATGATAATAAAGGTAGGAACCACAGAGCTTTTTTccatctgaaaattattttacaaacttacataaatttgaataaatggttGATACAATGGAGCATTAAAGTTTGTAACATACCTCAAAATTTTGGGAAACATTGGCAGTGGCGGATTCTACGTATTTTGTAACATCACCTGCCAGTTTATTTACTATTCGTGGTGTCgttaaaatactaatttcttcCTTATATTCTCCTATCTTTAATTAAATTACTATTattgtaaacttaattttaatttttaataccaaattgTATTGAGTTTTACCTCATAAGATTGTTCATCTATCTCTGATCTTGGAAAAGCAGAAGGAACTTCCCTCTCCATatcatttatttttggttcaaaatcataaaattgttgaatgttgagATTTTGATTCGTAACCGGGAGTGGAAGCCaatcctgaaattttttactataataagTCGCCAGTCGAACTTCCTCGAGCCAGAGTCGATACATTTCTGGATCTAAAGTTTCTCGGATGGATTCAAGCCATTGTTGAAATGTCTGCAATTAACGgtattgtctattttttaaatttattacatttatttatgtttatttatcatatttcttaatatttacgACATAATGTTGATTTTCTTCAGCTTGTTTTACCCAGAATGATATAACATCAATTCCCGTCCTCGATTTTAGAGATTCAAACCACGAAGGAACTGAAGTGGTTGTAACTGATTTAACATGTGTCTTGTCTGGAGTAAAAATCTGTCTTGGTTGTACAGTTGATGCTAGATAAGTAGGATATTTATAAACTGGCACACTTGGTACATGTGGCATCCTTCGTGCACTGTTAAGTAATTCTAAATTGTGTCCCTGGgcactgtaaatatttttatagatttttagctaaattaactaaaattattgatctttatTATGGTGACACTAATATTGATATTCTGCTTGAAAAGGTAAACACAAAAGTCTTTTACGGCATTTTTCTCTGGTGAATAGTTTCTgatttatggaatattttagttttaataactCGTGGCCTAGAGGGAGGAGGCACGGAAGGAGAATGAGGGCGGGAATCGTGCTAGAGCCTTCTCGTGGCTATACACGTTCCCACTTTAATATACTTTAAATTCATCTGGAAGTGAAACTATACATcagagaaaaaatttggaaaaaactttttaacttggTTTTCTTCATAGAATATTTTTTACCTAGTTGCAAGCTCGCCGGGTTTAAAAAATAACTGCCTCGATATGTCATATCCGGCATTTTGAAACAtagatttctgcaaaaaaagcTTATGATGTAAATCTGTAAttggattttcataaaattcatttatttatttatcttactTGATTTATGATGGGCGAAATTGTTGTCAATAAAATTGCTTGCAACCTTCGTTTTTCCGCTTGCTGATAAAACCAATCCTTTTCAAGATCATTCAAGGTCTTTAATTCTGTGTTGAATCGCTACAATTTACAGTATTATCAGAAAGTTGCTACATTTTGTTAGAAGtaagatgtaaaaaaaagaattatcttctACCTCAGTTGCTATATTTTGGCCATACGATGGTTCTTTGCAAGTTCGGGAGACTTGACAGAAGTTCAATTTACAAGGCTCTAGCACTTGAGCCAAACAAACCTGATTATTTGGACACACCCAACCTCGACAATTTTCATTAGAATCCTTTTCTGTAAGTTATTAAAttgtttcctttaaaaattaaaattaattacatgtgtgttttaattttaacaaaaagaagaaaaatcgtACCAGGGGGTAAGGTGCAGTCAGGGCTATGTTTGCATGGAGCATTGGTGCAATTATTTATTGGTCTTCGTAAAAAGCATTCATATTCTGATAAACAGCCTAATTCTTTACATTTGGTAAACCATGCAACCGCATCTGAAAATTCGTCGCCGAAAAAAATGATCGTAAAAgagttttgtaataattaattgaaattaataaagatGATTAGTAATACCAGAACTTCTGGCACAACTCTTGAGTACTTTACAAGGTGGACGAGCACATAAAGATTCTCTAAGAATGCATCTGTGTTCTTGTGGACACTGGAAATCTGCACATGAAGCTGGTCCTTCGTAATATTCTCTTTCCGAAACACACCTcgcaattttttgtttacaatctatgtgaaatatgaaaaatataagaaaataaattcagaatCTTATTCTAGggcaaaaaacgagaaaaaaaattttctgcgagACTTTTTTCAGGCTAATGCTTTTTGAGTAATGGAGAATTTAAGTTTGCGGTTAATAATATAAGAAGCGCGGAAGGCAATACGGAGGATGGCGAGTCCCAGGAGTGGGGAGTCCTTCCCATGGCCGTGCTTTACGTTGCCTGacattgaagtgaaaatttcgtaaaatactttttgtgcagtttttgcagaatatgactgtatcattattttttgttttaatttactgTTTGAGAATAATTTCTCTttgatttttcataaactttttaattactttCGTCCCAGGTACAGTTACGAACTTTGACGAGACAAACGTAACCCATGCTGCACCGAACTGA comes from Belonocnema kinseyi isolate 2016_QV_RU_SX_M_011 chromosome 5, B_treatae_v1, whole genome shotgun sequence and encodes:
- the LOC117173722 gene encoding uncharacterized protein LOC117173722 — its product is MNRKFPDKSFLSLLLLFLINGNVLADQRIRDSEIPKGCSQLKCKKEEQCISRRFWCKSPPCPQMLYCAKSRKESLKGPSTCSSVRCSMGYVCLVKVRNCTWDENCKQKIARCVSEREYYEGPASCADFQCPQEHRCILRESLCARPPCKVLKSCARSSDAVAWFTKCKELGCLSEYECFLRRPINNCTNAPCKHSPDCTLPPEKDSNENCRGWVCPNNQVCLAQVLEPCKLNFCQVSRTCKEPSYGQNIATERFNTELKTLNDLEKDWFYQQAEKRRLQAILLTTISPIINQKSMFQNAGYDISRQLFFKPGELATSAQGHNLELLNSARRMPHVPSVPVYKYPTYLASTVQPRQIFTPDKTHVKSVTTTSVPSWFESLKSRTGIDVISFWVKQAEENQHYVTFQQWLESIRETLDPEMYRLWLEEVRLATYYSKKFQDWLPLPVTNQNLNIQQFYDFEPKINDMEREVPSAFPRSEIDEQSYEIGEYKEEISILTTPRIVNKLAGDVTKYVESATANVSQNFEMEKSSVVPTFIIIQPPRTYPDIFDTQQLLQLVHYYFSVHQPPEFRVPGHPIRSSIDQVPIYPYLLQNNFPSRPSAFTGIHWQNFVNAYPQHFPFMPEINRYLNSFNYLNQYLKPFSRWNNADFGYTHFDQDYPAIWNDQPDGIYSRKGVFDILDSNPESRKVNWRDYFEKSNFYKGGDKDLRSKIDRFGKPVRKLETNPEFLNEKEKEEQEIQFLLQILQEIIDYDFDGKGRGKKENENKNDNTNEVLLESLIHMLEEELDESQENIENPKLDNFVEKIKKERENDLEISEDQPKKFFDHFSGPLLRRSKSDDIFRSPNISQDSSFSSKTSTLVDNINSFIEKYAEVLSRKDYEKSNQNLSNFFNPKEQNSNLNISLQEVPKKEDNSPEIIFPKAGYYDFIKNEDLAKSGTHDKNPTIFDNEEIKQTDTKDRVKNLSKNVKKSNDESEDE